A stretch of Fibrobacter sp. UWR2 DNA encodes these proteins:
- a CDS encoding glycoside hydrolase family 9 protein → MNLKKSLFAAVSVLSLAPMVAFASLSEDDYVEAAWMTTRFFGAQRSGQGPNWVLDGTNHTTSFLKDSYNGKDVSGGWFDCGDHVMYGQSQGYASYVLALSYAEFRPGFYDLYTGDYTDYKASNDYTRKGGKSNGLRDLLEELRYEADFWVKAAISSSAFVTVKGDGNADHKKWVTAGMMSTLGSGDGGDPRSITGNANDGFTPGMASAMLAVMARVDPDSANRKKYLEAAKVAYSYAKSHSGVTNSGGFYESNWWDGRWKDGPFLASLELFRTTKDEKYKTEAEEWFFDLKFASGSYTRLNYSNVVPLSVVMAEGVFAWPPQAGSFYDAEQFLSNIYQKKAKDGIFMGETGGGGSFSVRSPAGGAFLYALVSKFYNEDKYDEIIEKNVAYLLGDNSNKKSYVVGFTKNGASAPKSPHHRGYYANEDPGREVDSGLQPPEKNKLLGGLIAGDFNSGSHSGTVSNWQVNEVCVDMNAPLVGALGYILSKKAPVTMENEKEEEEEEPQDTSDVIPGVVNLPGLKLFQSGSEITLTDGSGNVFDVQVFDLNGKMVKGFKGARKELSFTLESKGVYQVRVTARNARRTFVVKSL, encoded by the coding sequence ATGAATCTGAAAAAGAGTCTTTTTGCCGCTGTTTCTGTGCTGAGTTTAGCCCCGATGGTGGCTTTTGCTTCTCTTAGCGAAGATGACTATGTCGAAGCGGCCTGGATGACGACTCGCTTTTTTGGCGCCCAGCGTTCGGGCCAGGGGCCGAACTGGGTTCTCGACGGAACCAACCATACGACAAGTTTCCTAAAGGACAGCTACAACGGAAAGGATGTTTCCGGCGGCTGGTTTGACTGTGGCGACCACGTGATGTACGGGCAGTCTCAGGGCTATGCCTCCTACGTTTTGGCCCTGAGCTATGCAGAATTCCGACCTGGATTTTACGACCTCTATACCGGCGACTACACTGACTACAAGGCTAGCAATGACTACACCCGCAAGGGCGGCAAATCTAACGGCTTGCGCGACTTGCTCGAAGAACTCCGCTACGAGGCCGATTTTTGGGTCAAGGCAGCCATCAGCAGTTCCGCTTTCGTGACCGTGAAGGGTGACGGCAATGCCGACCACAAGAAGTGGGTTACGGCGGGCATGATGAGTACGCTGGGTTCTGGTGACGGTGGCGACCCCAGGTCGATTACCGGCAATGCAAACGATGGCTTTACCCCGGGCATGGCTTCGGCAATGCTTGCCGTGATGGCCCGTGTCGACCCCGACTCCGCAAACAGGAAGAAGTACCTGGAAGCGGCAAAGGTCGCCTATTCGTACGCCAAGTCCCACAGTGGCGTTACCAATTCCGGTGGTTTCTATGAATCCAACTGGTGGGACGGCCGCTGGAAGGATGGTCCGTTCCTTGCGTCACTTGAATTATTCCGCACCACCAAGGACGAAAAGTATAAGACCGAAGCCGAAGAATGGTTCTTTGACCTCAAATTTGCCTCGGGTAGCTATACTCGCCTCAACTATTCCAATGTCGTTCCGCTTTCCGTGGTGATGGCCGAAGGCGTGTTTGCCTGGCCTCCGCAGGCGGGCTCCTTCTACGATGCGGAGCAGTTCTTGTCCAACATTTACCAGAAGAAGGCCAAGGACGGCATTTTCATGGGTGAAACCGGTGGTGGCGGATCATTCTCCGTGCGTTCCCCGGCTGGCGGTGCGTTCCTCTATGCGCTTGTGTCCAAGTTCTACAACGAGGACAAGTACGACGAAATCATCGAGAAGAACGTCGCATACTTGCTCGGCGACAACAGCAACAAGAAATCGTATGTGGTTGGCTTTACCAAGAACGGAGCTAGTGCCCCGAAGTCGCCGCATCACCGCGGTTACTATGCCAACGAGGATCCGGGTCGTGAAGTCGATTCCGGTTTGCAGCCGCCCGAAAAGAACAAACTCCTGGGAGGCTTGATTGCCGGCGATTTCAACAGCGGTAGCCACAGCGGGACTGTTTCCAACTGGCAGGTGAACGAGGTCTGCGTCGATATGAACGCTCCTCTTGTCGGTGCTCTCGGTTATATCCTGAGCAAGAAGGCTCCGGTAACTATGGAAAACGAGAAAGAGGAAGAAGAGGAAGAACCGCAGGATACGTCCGATGTCATTCCGGGCGTGGTCAATCTTCCTGGCCTCAAGCTCTTCCAGAGCGGTTCCGAAATCACCCTTACCGACGGGAGCGGCAATGTTTTCGATGTGCAGGTGTTCGACCTGAACGGCAAGATGGTGAAGGGCTTCAAGGGGGCCCGCAAGGAACTTTCCTTCACGCTTGAATCCAAGGGCGTGTACCAGGTTCGCGTTACGGCAAGGAATGCCCGCCGCACCTTCGTTGTGAAGTCGCTGTAA
- the guaB gene encoding IMP dehydrogenase: MKLLPEALTFDDVLLVPAESSVLPAQTDVSTQLAPNIKLNIPIISAAMDTVTTAPLAISLALQGGLGIIHKNMSVEDQAEEVRKVKRWQSGIVTNPVTLDADEPVSAAFELRARNKVSGFPILSKGKLVGMLTSRDLRTVSDMNVKIRSVMTKNPVTASPKVSLAKAKEILAEKRIEKLPLVDASGALKGLITMTDILKRENNPNASLDKNGQLLVGAAVSTSANTLERVAALVDAGVDLLIIDTAHGHHIGVRNMVKTVRKKYPKLTICAGNVCTPEAVAELAKCGANIVKVGIGPGSICTTRIVAGVGYPQFSAVVECGKMARKVGVKIIADGGLKFSGDIVKALAAGGHAVMVGSLFAGTEEAPGEVILADGRSYKSYRGMGSLGAMKAGSADRYFQGGVQEPRKFVPEGIEGRVPYKGPLRDTVYQLIGGIHSAMGYAGAANLEELYKKATFVRITGAGLRESHPHDVTITKEAPNYRTGD; encoded by the coding sequence ATGAAACTTTTGCCCGAAGCCTTGACGTTTGATGACGTCCTGCTCGTTCCCGCTGAATCCTCCGTTTTGCCGGCCCAGACCGACGTGAGCACCCAGCTCGCTCCTAATATCAAGCTGAACATTCCTATTATCAGTGCCGCCATGGACACCGTGACGACTGCTCCTTTGGCCATTTCGCTTGCCCTGCAGGGTGGCCTTGGCATTATCCACAAGAACATGAGCGTCGAAGACCAGGCCGAAGAGGTCCGTAAGGTCAAGCGGTGGCAGTCCGGTATTGTGACCAATCCGGTGACTCTCGATGCCGATGAACCGGTGTCTGCTGCATTTGAACTCCGTGCACGCAACAAGGTGAGCGGTTTTCCGATCCTTTCCAAGGGCAAGCTCGTCGGTATGCTCACGAGCCGCGACCTTCGCACCGTTAGCGATATGAACGTGAAGATCCGTTCCGTGATGACGAAGAATCCGGTGACGGCCAGCCCGAAGGTGAGCCTTGCCAAGGCGAAGGAAATCCTCGCCGAGAAACGCATCGAGAAGCTCCCGCTCGTGGATGCATCCGGCGCCCTGAAGGGCCTCATCACGATGACTGACATTTTGAAGCGCGAAAATAACCCGAACGCTAGCCTCGACAAGAACGGCCAGTTGCTCGTGGGTGCCGCAGTCAGCACGTCTGCTAACACTCTTGAACGCGTCGCCGCCCTCGTGGACGCCGGCGTTGACCTGCTTATTATCGATACGGCTCACGGCCACCACATCGGTGTGCGCAACATGGTGAAGACCGTCCGCAAAAAATACCCGAAGCTCACGATTTGCGCAGGCAACGTCTGCACTCCGGAAGCGGTTGCGGAACTTGCCAAGTGCGGTGCGAACATCGTGAAGGTCGGTATCGGACCGGGTTCCATCTGCACCACGCGTATCGTTGCCGGTGTCGGTTACCCGCAGTTCTCCGCCGTGGTGGAATGCGGCAAGATGGCCCGCAAGGTCGGCGTGAAGATTATCGCCGATGGTGGCCTCAAGTTCTCTGGCGACATCGTGAAGGCTCTTGCTGCCGGTGGCCACGCCGTGATGGTGGGCTCGCTCTTTGCCGGTACCGAAGAAGCTCCGGGCGAAGTCATTCTCGCCGACGGCCGTAGCTACAAGAGCTACCGCGGCATGGGTTCTCTTGGCGCCATGAAGGCCGGTTCTGCTGACCGTTACTTCCAGGGTGGCGTTCAGGAACCGCGCAAGTTTGTTCCGGAAGGCATCGAAGGCCGCGTTCCGTACAAGGGACCGCTCCGCGACACCGTTTACCAGCTCATTGGCGGTATCCACTCTGCTATGGGTTATGCCGGTGCTGCAAACCTCGAAGAACTCTACAAGAAGGCGACGTTTGTGCGCATTACGGGCGCAGGCCTCCGTGAATCTCACCCGCACGACGTGACGATTACGAAGGAAGCCCCGAACTACCGCACGGGCGACTAA
- a CDS encoding inositol monophosphatase family protein, translated as MQIEDFLSVAESLAKQAGDLCLEIQQDLGNVHYKSQKDVVTRADIASEKLIVEGIRKAFPTHCIRTEEAGVIEGEDPRFRWIIDPVDGTVNFSRGIPLWGISIALHFEGKPLLAAINLPKLGELYTAARGHGAFMNGMPIHVSQESDSIHAIVSNGDFNVGDASKINAQNSRNFAHEAEAFERVKCLGSAVIEGCFTACGRIDCFVMTMSYPWDIAAIALMVEEAGGKSTRIDGAPLEFVDAEQAIFSNGVLHDTLIRTLSM; from the coding sequence ATGCAAATAGAAGATTTCCTGTCTGTCGCTGAATCGCTTGCCAAGCAGGCGGGCGACCTCTGCCTTGAAATCCAGCAGGATTTGGGCAATGTTCATTACAAGTCTCAAAAGGATGTCGTGACGCGCGCGGATATCGCGAGCGAGAAACTCATTGTGGAAGGAATCCGCAAGGCCTTCCCGACACATTGCATCCGCACCGAGGAGGCGGGTGTCATTGAAGGCGAGGATCCGCGGTTCCGCTGGATTATCGATCCGGTAGATGGAACCGTGAACTTTAGCCGCGGTATCCCGCTGTGGGGTATTTCCATTGCTCTCCATTTTGAGGGCAAGCCCCTGTTGGCGGCAATCAACCTGCCGAAGCTCGGGGAACTCTATACGGCGGCCCGCGGGCATGGCGCCTTCATGAACGGAATGCCCATCCATGTAAGCCAGGAATCTGACTCTATCCATGCCATCGTCTCGAATGGCGACTTCAATGTGGGCGATGCCTCCAAAATCAATGCCCAGAATTCCCGCAATTTTGCCCACGAGGCAGAGGCCTTCGAGAGGGTCAAGTGCCTCGGTTCTGCGGTAATCGAGGGCTGCTTTACCGCCTGTGGGCGCATAGACTGCTTCGTGATGACCATGAGCTACCCCTGGGACATTGCCGCCATAGCCTTGATGGTGGAGGAGGCGGGCGGAAAATCGACCCGCATAGATGGCGCTCCCCTGGAATTTGTTGATGCGGAACAGGCTATTTTCAGCAATGGCGTGCTGCATGACACCCTGATTCGCACATTATCCATGTAA
- a CDS encoding MgtC/SapB family protein, with translation MLDLNVFYRLAAAIGIGLIIGMQREHTYSDKDDRHPAGVRTFTLVALVGAISALLSDQMQGLAPFVTGFIVVGMLLMASHISFAIGHRPQEGRPVVSSDGITTSVAVLMVYLLGAVCWYGRLLEACVIVVVMLWVLMAKDQLHSFAQKLSKEDILATVKFAVISALILPFLPNQAFGPPGLEVLNPHTIWLFVVFISGIGFVGYVLIKLVGPGKGIWLTGLLGGLASSTALTLNLAGRSRENEDYASDFTLGIVLSWAVMYVRLYLICIFLSGALAKPLVLPLLLPVVPALGYALFLKIKEVRNHRQKSADFTNPFKLLPAIKFGLVFTAVMFVANAARVYLGSGALLACSFLGGAAEMDAVAFSVIDMNLKSGLGVHELVLALLFASLANTLTKGALVCFLGAKSMRRPIIPAVVLICAVTGALIAFYMGN, from the coding sequence ATGCTGGACTTAAATGTATTCTACCGTTTGGCGGCAGCGATTGGCATCGGCCTTATCATAGGCATGCAGCGCGAGCACACCTATTCCGACAAGGATGACAGACACCCTGCCGGTGTACGCACGTTTACCCTGGTTGCGCTTGTGGGGGCTATTTCTGCTCTGCTCAGTGACCAGATGCAGGGGCTTGCCCCGTTCGTGACAGGCTTTATCGTGGTAGGCATGCTCCTGATGGCATCGCACATTTCTTTTGCGATAGGGCACAGGCCCCAGGAAGGGCGGCCTGTTGTCAGCAGTGACGGCATCACGACAAGCGTTGCCGTGCTGATGGTTTATCTGCTGGGGGCGGTGTGCTGGTACGGCAGGCTCCTTGAAGCATGCGTGATTGTGGTGGTGATGCTGTGGGTGCTGATGGCAAAAGACCAGTTGCATTCTTTTGCGCAGAAACTTTCGAAGGAAGATATCCTCGCGACGGTCAAGTTTGCGGTGATATCGGCGTTGATCTTGCCGTTCCTGCCGAATCAGGCTTTCGGACCGCCGGGGCTCGAAGTGCTGAACCCGCACACCATCTGGCTTTTCGTGGTGTTCATCTCGGGCATAGGCTTTGTGGGCTATGTGCTTATCAAGCTTGTTGGTCCTGGCAAGGGAATCTGGCTTACCGGCCTTCTGGGCGGGCTTGCAAGCAGTACCGCCCTCACGCTGAACCTTGCAGGGCGCAGCCGCGAAAACGAGGATTATGCCTCGGACTTTACGCTGGGTATCGTGCTCAGCTGGGCGGTGATGTACGTGCGTCTTTACCTTATCTGTATCTTCCTGAGCGGTGCGCTGGCAAAACCTCTGGTACTACCGCTCCTGCTCCCGGTGGTGCCGGCGCTCGGGTATGCGCTGTTCCTCAAGATTAAGGAAGTCCGCAACCACAGGCAGAAATCCGCCGATTTCACGAACCCCTTCAAGCTTTTGCCGGCAATTAAGTTCGGCCTCGTGTTTACTGCGGTCATGTTCGTCGCGAATGCGGCGCGCGTTTACCTGGGCTCGGGAGCCTTGCTCGCCTGCAGTTTCTTGGGCGGTGCCGCCGAGATGGATGCGGTCGCGTTCTCCGTCATCGACATGAACCTGAAATCGGGGCTTGGCGTGCATGAACTTGTGCTCGCGCTCCTGTTTGCAAGCCTTGCGAATACCCTTACCAAGGGTGCCCTGGTGTGCTTCCTCGGTGCAAAATCCATGCGTCGCCCGATAATTCCGGCGGTAGTGCTGATTTGCGCCGTGACCGGAGCCTTGATAGCATTTTATATGGGAAACTAG